From a single Novipirellula caenicola genomic region:
- a CDS encoding patatin-like phospholipase family protein produces MITWKQWLLGESPEQDSDAVVADSGNATARELVMRLGDAWIEAAFDPSDADKRAAWEFYNQLRSRIVTRPLPYLRGDEKSALESVHGLFECAREICEKTGPEAHRFADLLWAFLNNDVRPFTSKWHKPFSSGKLSEDDNHDFREELERLQGIVVYFEQLFLALARNQPIRVSSSTVPDAHTPIPSLRSDTEPGWPYTEILFSPSVDGTTATKVHENELTAIRARRGSVDDEASNLTGLALSGGGLRSATFALGALQGLAKQGMLANFDYLSTVSGGGYAGSFLTCLLNSNPINADAPSAQPPGLGLGKDTLPFARTATQESAPMRHLRSSSKSLLTGGFWKRLEIPVLAFAGWLASFFVVLPPLLLFTLVICLLNQEAISHALQGEAYRRSGWERAIIAIALALFTLQLVLITVRQHYRRKQGMTNLPETALILGGVMFLAILAMFAWWAFPLGAMLSHWINEATQTSISLPGESIIAALSAIAIPIVSRLTTMTGKTSRWKPILASIAIVILPLLFIWMVATLIASQFLFVGDCREFDMNRWGWLLGLAVVVFAATHWFLNINACSLHPFYRDRLARAYHLKLDSQGKVIASSPQKLSELTEKAPYHLINASLNAPAGHRESLRGRTADFFLFSKHYCGSESTGYFDTTDIEKTEPSVDLATAVAISGAAASPFMGVNSSRFNFWAALLNVRLDYWLRVPDRAKGWLDGNPGPLYWLRQFIGDVRDTYAYVNLSDGGHIENMGIYELLRRRCRYIVLVDGECDPGITCGSFLQVIRYAKIDFGIDIKIDLSRLKFADARAETDAGIPTEKPPTGKAASPTVDYHFALGEIDYGDDKTGWLLYLKSSISGNEGKAIESYRERQPEFPHQSTADLAYDEEQFESYRALGEHIVTDTFSKELVGTTPPASIPTWFQEMQRRLHDR; encoded by the coding sequence ATGATCACCTGGAAACAATGGCTTCTAGGAGAGTCGCCCGAGCAGGACTCCGATGCAGTCGTAGCGGATTCTGGCAATGCGACCGCTCGGGAATTGGTGATGCGGCTGGGGGATGCTTGGATCGAGGCGGCTTTTGATCCGAGCGATGCGGACAAACGGGCGGCTTGGGAGTTTTACAACCAATTACGTAGCCGGATTGTGACTCGGCCGCTTCCCTATTTGCGTGGGGATGAAAAATCGGCACTCGAGAGTGTCCATGGACTGTTCGAGTGTGCACGTGAGATCTGCGAAAAGACGGGCCCCGAGGCGCATCGGTTTGCCGATCTCCTCTGGGCGTTTCTCAATAACGATGTACGGCCTTTCACTTCGAAATGGCACAAGCCGTTCTCCAGCGGCAAACTGAGTGAAGATGACAACCACGATTTCCGCGAAGAACTTGAGCGACTGCAAGGCATCGTGGTTTACTTTGAACAGCTGTTTCTTGCGTTGGCTCGGAACCAGCCGATTCGTGTCTCATCGTCGACCGTTCCCGACGCTCACACACCCATTCCCTCGCTTCGCAGCGATACCGAGCCGGGATGGCCCTATACGGAAATCCTGTTTTCGCCTAGCGTCGACGGTACAACCGCCACCAAAGTTCATGAAAATGAATTGACCGCGATCCGAGCACGACGTGGCTCGGTTGATGACGAGGCCAGCAATCTGACCGGACTCGCCCTTTCCGGCGGCGGGCTTCGTTCGGCGACGTTTGCACTCGGAGCACTGCAAGGACTCGCCAAGCAAGGCATGCTTGCGAACTTTGATTATTTGTCGACCGTCTCGGGCGGCGGCTATGCGGGGTCGTTTCTGACTTGCTTATTGAATTCAAACCCGATCAATGCAGATGCTCCATCGGCGCAGCCGCCTGGGCTTGGACTCGGCAAAGACACTCTGCCTTTTGCTAGAACCGCTACGCAAGAATCCGCACCGATGCGTCACTTGCGATCCAGCAGCAAGTCGTTGCTCACCGGCGGATTTTGGAAACGGCTGGAGATTCCCGTCCTGGCGTTTGCCGGTTGGCTGGCCAGCTTCTTCGTCGTCCTGCCTCCGTTGCTGTTGTTCACCCTGGTGATTTGCCTGCTGAACCAAGAGGCGATCTCGCACGCCCTTCAAGGAGAAGCTTACCGTAGATCAGGATGGGAGCGGGCGATTATCGCCATCGCATTGGCATTGTTTACATTACAGCTCGTCTTGATCACGGTGCGACAGCATTATCGGCGGAAACAAGGGATGACCAATTTGCCTGAGACGGCGCTGATTTTGGGCGGAGTGATGTTCCTCGCCATCTTGGCCATGTTTGCTTGGTGGGCGTTTCCACTTGGTGCCATGCTTAGCCACTGGATCAACGAAGCAACCCAAACGTCGATTTCGCTCCCCGGCGAATCGATAATCGCGGCGTTGTCGGCGATCGCGATTCCGATCGTTTCGCGGTTAACCACAATGACCGGCAAAACCAGCCGCTGGAAACCGATCCTTGCTTCGATCGCAATTGTGATCTTGCCGTTGCTGTTTATCTGGATGGTCGCCACCCTGATTGCAAGCCAGTTTTTATTCGTTGGCGATTGTCGCGAATTCGATATGAATCGATGGGGGTGGCTGCTTGGGCTGGCCGTGGTCGTGTTTGCCGCGACTCATTGGTTTCTCAACATCAATGCTTGTTCGCTACATCCGTTCTATCGCGATCGTTTGGCTCGTGCTTATCACTTAAAACTGGACTCGCAAGGCAAAGTGATTGCAAGTTCACCGCAAAAGCTAAGCGAACTAACCGAGAAAGCACCCTATCACTTGATCAACGCATCGCTCAACGCGCCGGCTGGGCACCGCGAATCGCTTCGTGGACGCACCGCGGACTTCTTTCTGTTTAGCAAACATTACTGCGGCAGCGAATCCACGGGTTACTTTGACACGACTGATATCGAGAAGACCGAACCCAGCGTCGATCTTGCCACGGCCGTGGCCATTTCAGGCGCCGCCGCGTCCCCGTTCATGGGCGTGAACAGCAGTCGTTTCAATTTTTGGGCCGCGCTGCTCAATGTCCGCCTGGATTATTGGCTGCGAGTCCCAGATCGAGCGAAAGGCTGGCTCGATGGCAACCCCGGACCGCTGTATTGGCTGCGTCAATTTATCGGAGATGTGCGTGACACCTACGCCTACGTCAATCTGTCCGATGGCGGTCATATCGAGAACATGGGCATCTACGAACTGCTACGTCGGCGTTGCCGCTACATCGTGTTGGTCGATGGCGAGTGCGATCCGGGGATCACGTGCGGCAGTTTCTTGCAAGTCATTCGCTATGCAAAAATCGATTTTGGAATCGACATCAAGATTGATCTGTCACGGCTGAAGTTTGCAGATGCACGAGCCGAGACCGATGCTGGCATCCCGACCGAAAAACCGCCCACGGGCAAGGCGGCATCGCCCACGGTTGATTACCACTTTGCCCTTGGTGAGATCGACTATGGCGATGACAAAACCGGATGGCTGCTGTATTTAAAAAGTTCAATCAGCGGCAACGAGGGCAAAGCGATCGAGAGCTATCGCGAACGGCAGCCAGAGTTCCCGCATCAATCGACCGCCGATCTCGCTTATGACGAAGAACAATTTGAATCTTATCGTGCACTCGGTGAACACATCGTTACAGATACATTTTCGAAAGAACTTGTTGGGACAACTCCACCCGCCAGCATCCCCACTTGGTTTCAAGAGATGCAACGGCGACTCCACGACCGATAA
- a CDS encoding tetratricopeptide repeat protein, with protein sequence MRVKAVVALVLACLNANFAFALEQGDLVAARRDVSIVQNAKSVDQAGAGQVLKVLQVNGSKILVSRGRPGWLAIEDVVKLDAAEAFFSKPFATGANARDYLSRGTVRMAIGKHAEGIADLKKALKIANSPGDYLEPLAYAQITAQDQPAAIATFTRGIQDDPKSVPAWMGRGLAYYQVGQNQNALDDFTKAIQLDPNHAFSRKYMGALQHDLGNVDSARKQLDLAVKLDPHDGFARKARGRVLYDQTDYAAALEDFSMAVTLDAADGEAVAGRGVVRLAIGDELAAAEADFKAAIELEMYPEENAYLWSNLGQVQTELGKFDEAERNLDRAIELAPKMNEARSHRAYLLATHSPDAARIAAAKADVQSVFASREPRTYWDYRALAAVNAAMGDYARAAKHMTLGEAIVRSTGPVRFVEPTVVLRKSYDQKLTPMP encoded by the coding sequence ATGAGAGTGAAGGCTGTGGTGGCATTGGTCCTTGCTTGTTTGAACGCGAATTTTGCGTTTGCATTGGAGCAGGGAGATTTGGTCGCAGCCCGCCGCGATGTCTCCATCGTCCAAAACGCCAAAAGTGTTGACCAAGCTGGGGCCGGGCAAGTCTTAAAAGTGCTGCAGGTAAACGGTTCCAAAATCTTGGTCAGTCGCGGTCGTCCCGGTTGGTTGGCGATCGAGGATGTAGTCAAGCTCGATGCGGCGGAGGCATTTTTCAGTAAACCGTTTGCTACGGGAGCCAACGCGCGCGATTATTTGTCACGCGGTACTGTGCGGATGGCAATCGGAAAACATGCCGAAGGGATCGCCGATCTAAAAAAAGCACTGAAGATCGCGAACTCGCCAGGCGATTATCTCGAACCGCTTGCCTATGCTCAAATCACGGCCCAGGATCAGCCGGCGGCTATCGCTACCTTTACCCGCGGCATCCAAGACGATCCCAAATCGGTGCCCGCTTGGATGGGACGCGGCTTGGCCTACTACCAAGTCGGGCAAAACCAAAACGCACTGGACGACTTCACCAAGGCGATCCAGCTTGATCCGAATCATGCGTTCTCACGCAAGTACATGGGGGCGCTACAACACGATCTTGGCAACGTCGATTCGGCTCGAAAGCAACTCGATTTGGCTGTCAAGCTTGATCCGCACGATGGTTTTGCCCGCAAAGCCCGGGGCCGCGTCCTATACGACCAGACCGACTACGCCGCTGCGCTCGAAGATTTTTCGATGGCCGTGACGCTCGATGCGGCCGATGGCGAAGCGGTTGCCGGACGGGGCGTGGTGCGATTGGCGATTGGAGATGAGTTGGCCGCGGCGGAAGCGGATTTTAAAGCGGCGATCGAATTGGAAATGTATCCCGAAGAAAACGCGTACCTGTGGAGCAATCTTGGGCAGGTGCAAACTGAACTTGGCAAGTTTGATGAAGCCGAGCGAAATCTCGATCGTGCAATCGAACTTGCCCCCAAGATGAACGAAGCAAGAAGCCATCGGGCGTATCTGTTAGCGACTCATTCGCCGGATGCCGCCCGCATTGCTGCGGCGAAAGCGGACGTGCAGTCGGTGTTTGCGTCTCGCGAACCCCGGACGTATTGGGATTACCGAGCATTGGCCGCGGTGAACGCCGCGATGGGCGACTACGCTCGCGCCGCCAAGCACATGACACTCGGCGAAGCGATCGTGCGAAGCACCGGTCCAGTACGGTTCGTTGAACCCACGGTCGTTTTACGAAAATCCTACGATCAAAAACTCACACCGATGCCGTAG
- a CDS encoding toll/interleukin-1 receptor domain-containing protein, giving the protein MPESPKKATPTPAKAKRVYVSHSEETRDLARFVSQKLRDMGIDASSDDLETHQETEQRRWLKEEIGKSDAVVTLVTPNSLDSNWMQYEVGLATGLDRLVIPVVVDVKAHQLPEQIAAKRTLGLDQLDQIREMIGEAIAQSANE; this is encoded by the coding sequence ATGCCAGAATCCCCCAAAAAAGCGACGCCAACGCCCGCAAAAGCAAAACGGGTTTATGTCAGCCATAGTGAAGAAACACGCGATCTGGCGAGATTTGTATCGCAAAAACTGCGGGACATGGGCATCGATGCGTCGAGTGACGACTTGGAAACGCATCAGGAAACCGAGCAACGCCGTTGGCTAAAGGAGGAGATTGGTAAATCGGACGCGGTCGTGACGCTGGTCACCCCCAACTCGCTCGATTCGAACTGGATGCAATACGAAGTGGGATTGGCAACAGGGTTGGATCGCTTGGTGATTCCGGTGGTCGTGGATGTCAAAGCACACCAATTGCCAGAGCAAATCGCGGCCAAACGCACCCTCGGACTCGACCAATTGGATCAAATCCGTGAAATGATCGGCGAGGCGATCGCCCAATCCGCGAACGAGTGA
- a CDS encoding TIR domain-containing protein, whose translation MPYLPPLHIHLLFHPDSADGRAVAESLVPKFLAAPAVRGLRVPIFLTPDRRDGLPPRLAPDPAIPNDPDWLDLDAAEHSVVVVIADARMNRRVGGGTGNQWAAFAKELVNRHDPRRHAVLLVSLDDQGVQLDETLSALNFLTFKADQDQQAREEELTFQLAVRALILLRNPGQAPDASNSLAPAPVSFFLSHAKADLDANRKGPVHRVLEEVSTMRIDQWYDAGKIELTEEFTTAIKEGIRKADLVIVFLTDSWAKSSWCRMEAAYAKEVATPILVVDALRDGEPRSFPYGGNAKVVRWPIPDEATLRRCLGENVNQQEIDEQLQTFRPIAARMVLSASILETLTRAHYANLMQGQAREKEIAIDVSPEAVHLAMYPDDSAFLYPDPPLTGEEYNVLSGLRPNATFETPLMRMSQVLHLPEPLTIAVSVSDSEVLARHGLTPWHLRTITDEIHLYLLVAGVRIAYGGKLEPEKLNDPDNFTLRLFQLVTGYRNLARSFGADIKPILNVAPWPLWKNYGEQVLNRFGTIADLEMVPCPELGLSESELKPQSNGFVNPDTIPHQHAWGPAMTAMREKMTQDCFARVVMGGKIEGYKGRYAGLIEEPLLSLRAGKPLFLVGAVGGCTRLVIDLLEQRDRSEMTTETARANVQNYDQLSNIYRQHNQEFKTREELAEEIKSYGRGGLANALHNGLGDDANRELFYCTDPRRIAELILTGLSNLRSSIV comes from the coding sequence ATGCCTTATCTGCCCCCATTGCATATTCATCTGTTGTTTCACCCCGATTCTGCGGATGGGCGGGCGGTTGCGGAATCGCTGGTGCCGAAGTTCTTGGCGGCTCCCGCAGTGCGTGGGTTACGGGTGCCAATCTTTTTGACTCCAGATCGTCGTGACGGCTTGCCTCCTCGATTGGCTCCCGATCCTGCGATCCCCAACGACCCCGATTGGCTTGACCTCGATGCTGCAGAGCACTCGGTGGTTGTCGTGATTGCTGATGCGCGAATGAATCGGAGAGTTGGCGGTGGAACAGGGAACCAGTGGGCGGCGTTTGCAAAGGAGTTGGTGAATCGTCACGATCCGCGGCGGCATGCGGTGCTGCTGGTGTCGTTGGACGATCAAGGGGTTCAGTTGGATGAAACGCTATCGGCGCTCAATTTCCTGACCTTCAAAGCGGATCAAGATCAGCAGGCTCGAGAAGAAGAATTGACGTTTCAGTTGGCGGTGCGAGCACTGATCTTGCTTCGTAATCCAGGGCAAGCCCCCGACGCATCCAACTCACTCGCCCCGGCACCGGTAAGCTTTTTCCTTAGTCACGCAAAGGCCGACTTGGACGCGAATCGAAAGGGACCTGTCCACCGTGTGCTCGAAGAAGTGTCGACGATGCGGATCGATCAGTGGTACGACGCTGGCAAGATTGAACTGACCGAAGAGTTTACGACGGCGATCAAGGAGGGAATACGCAAGGCCGATCTCGTCATCGTCTTTCTCACCGATTCTTGGGCCAAATCGTCCTGGTGCCGCATGGAGGCTGCCTATGCCAAAGAAGTTGCTACACCGATTCTGGTCGTCGATGCGCTTCGAGATGGCGAGCCGCGTAGTTTTCCCTATGGCGGAAATGCCAAAGTCGTTCGCTGGCCGATCCCCGATGAAGCGACGCTACGTCGATGCCTGGGGGAGAACGTCAATCAGCAAGAAATCGACGAGCAATTGCAAACGTTCCGGCCAATCGCGGCCCGAATGGTGCTGAGCGCCAGTATCCTGGAAACGCTGACTCGGGCTCACTATGCCAATCTGATGCAAGGTCAAGCAAGAGAAAAGGAGATTGCGATTGACGTATCGCCGGAAGCCGTCCACTTGGCGATGTATCCAGACGACTCAGCATTTCTGTATCCCGATCCACCGCTAACGGGTGAGGAATACAACGTGCTGAGCGGACTTCGGCCCAATGCAACGTTCGAGACACCGCTGATGCGGATGTCGCAAGTTTTGCATCTTCCCGAGCCGCTCACGATCGCCGTCTCTGTATCCGACAGCGAAGTGCTCGCCAGACACGGGTTAACACCATGGCATTTGCGAACGATCACCGACGAGATTCATCTGTATCTGTTGGTTGCGGGGGTGCGGATCGCCTACGGAGGCAAGCTTGAGCCCGAAAAACTCAACGATCCCGACAACTTCACGCTGCGGTTGTTTCAACTCGTGACAGGTTATCGAAATCTGGCGAGATCATTTGGCGCTGACATCAAGCCGATTCTTAACGTTGCTCCGTGGCCGCTTTGGAAGAACTACGGTGAACAGGTACTCAATCGGTTTGGCACGATTGCAGACTTGGAAATGGTTCCATGCCCTGAATTGGGATTGTCCGAATCGGAGCTGAAGCCACAGTCTAACGGTTTTGTGAACCCCGACACGATTCCGCATCAACACGCCTGGGGGCCAGCGATGACGGCGATGCGAGAAAAAATGACCCAAGACTGTTTCGCTCGGGTTGTGATGGGCGGGAAGATTGAAGGTTACAAGGGACGCTACGCGGGATTGATTGAGGAGCCTTTGTTGTCATTGCGTGCTGGCAAGCCTCTGTTTTTAGTTGGCGCGGTTGGCGGGTGTACGAGACTGGTGATCGATTTGCTCGAACAACGCGATCGATCGGAGATGACGACCGAGACGGCACGAGCCAATGTGCAGAACTACGACCAATTGTCGAATATTTACCGTCAACACAACCAGGAGTTCAAGACACGCGAGGAACTTGCCGAGGAGATCAAGTCGTATGGCCGTGGCGGGCTCGCGAATGCGCTTCATAATGGTTTGGGCGATGACGCCAACCGCGAACTGTTCTACTGCACCGATCCACGACGAATCGCCGAATTGATTTTGACCGGTTTGTCAAATTTGAGGTCGTCCATTGTGTGA
- a CDS encoding S8 family serine peptidase, translating into MAKEKKKSSSQSKKEARSKQKAQSKAKSKDKTKSSTASKKRATSPEPLADLMDRRHPQSLFVRSEQIVGNDPGEPVTTGRFLATTLDATPEATKQMLRELQDQVGVRRVVSSRDGGVFEMPKDAEAMVLQSLGIVVLCVDPSQTKALASTSRGQSKRKQAGFVVEPEYYCQHAVRSRSAVSADYLRGYRDALDQWIEQPDLEQKLIYEPEPLDRGLPPSPEPKLPLGLQTRTQPFRSPEPSSTWGLQQTRVDLCPLSGNGVRVAVIDSGLDLQHPGFTDRIAKTVSYVGRSAQDDHGHGTHCAGTLCGQETTTLRYGIARKAELYVAKVLDQNGRGMEANVIAGIEWAINQGCRVISVSIERGVDSCSSGFSNAYEAAGLRAIQQNSLVIAAAGNRSRRSAGIQRRVSAPANTPSIVGVGAIRESGHVADFSNRTFCRYGEVDFVAPGVDVFSSDITSDQYRTRDGTSMATPHVAGIAALLIEQDPGLGGEALYRRLKELSLMSSELDPADYGHGMPRALQ; encoded by the coding sequence ATGGCGAAGGAAAAGAAAAAGTCGAGCTCCCAGTCCAAGAAAGAAGCCCGCTCCAAACAGAAAGCCCAGTCGAAAGCAAAATCCAAAGACAAAACAAAGTCCAGCACCGCGAGCAAGAAACGCGCAACTAGCCCCGAGCCGCTGGCTGATTTAATGGACCGCCGTCATCCGCAGAGTCTGTTTGTCCGCAGCGAGCAAATCGTCGGCAATGACCCCGGTGAACCGGTGACCACCGGACGTTTCCTAGCCACGACCCTGGATGCTACGCCCGAGGCGACCAAGCAAATGCTGCGAGAGTTGCAGGATCAAGTCGGGGTTCGACGAGTGGTCAGCTCTCGTGACGGCGGCGTCTTTGAGATGCCGAAGGACGCCGAAGCGATGGTGCTGCAATCACTTGGCATTGTCGTTCTCTGCGTCGATCCATCGCAAACCAAGGCACTGGCGTCAACGTCGCGTGGCCAATCCAAACGAAAACAAGCCGGGTTTGTGGTCGAGCCTGAATATTATTGCCAGCACGCAGTGCGGTCACGATCGGCGGTGTCCGCAGATTACTTGCGAGGTTACCGTGACGCGTTAGACCAGTGGATCGAACAACCGGACTTGGAACAGAAACTAATTTATGAACCCGAGCCGCTCGATCGTGGATTGCCGCCATCGCCTGAACCCAAATTGCCGCTTGGCCTGCAGACAAGAACGCAGCCATTCCGATCGCCGGAACCATCATCCACCTGGGGATTGCAGCAAACGCGAGTCGACTTGTGTCCGCTGTCCGGTAACGGAGTTCGCGTTGCCGTGATCGATTCGGGACTCGATTTGCAGCATCCTGGGTTCACCGACCGCATCGCGAAGACCGTTAGCTATGTCGGACGTTCGGCTCAAGACGATCACGGTCATGGAACCCACTGCGCTGGGACGCTTTGTGGACAAGAAACGACCACGTTACGCTATGGGATTGCTCGCAAGGCCGAATTGTATGTGGCCAAGGTGTTGGATCAGAATGGACGTGGGATGGAAGCCAATGTGATCGCGGGCATCGAATGGGCGATCAACCAAGGGTGCCGTGTGATCTCGGTGTCAATCGAGCGAGGGGTCGATAGTTGCAGCAGCGGATTTTCAAACGCGTATGAGGCAGCGGGACTGCGAGCGATTCAGCAGAACTCGCTTGTGATCGCGGCCGCAGGAAATCGTTCCCGGCGGTCGGCCGGGATCCAGCGACGCGTATCCGCACCCGCCAATACGCCCTCGATTGTTGGTGTCGGTGCCATTCGCGAGTCGGGACATGTCGCTGATTTCTCAAATCGAACCTTTTGTCGATACGGGGAAGTCGATTTTGTGGCCCCCGGTGTTGACGTGTTCTCAAGCGACATCACGTCAGACCAATATCGCACTCGCGATGGAACCAGCATGGCAACACCGCATGTCGCGGGGATTGCCGCATTGTTGATCGAACAGGATCCTGGTCTCGGCGGCGAGGCATTGTACCGACGACTGAAAGAATTAAGTCTGATGTCTTCCGAGCTCGATCCTGCCGACTACGGCCACGGCATGCCGCGAGCGCTGCAGTAG
- a CDS encoding toll/interleukin-1 receptor domain-containing protein — protein MMTSQSTTAKHRIFLSHSRQDKWVCHQIREKIEQAGGSVWVDVFDIDAGRNISEEIKAGLRKSDELLVLLSPASIQSDWVKREAGIADALDLPITLVMMHAKLEDRPKPLQDRRAISINELPDYFDAMGATTESV, from the coding sequence ATGATGACCAGCCAATCGACCACAGCGAAACATCGAATTTTCCTCAGTCACTCGCGACAAGACAAATGGGTCTGTCATCAGATTCGCGAGAAGATTGAACAAGCCGGCGGTAGCGTTTGGGTGGACGTCTTTGACATCGACGCAGGACGCAATATCAGCGAAGAAATCAAGGCGGGGCTGCGGAAATCCGACGAACTATTGGTGCTGCTTTCGCCCGCTTCGATCCAATCGGATTGGGTCAAACGCGAAGCCGGTATTGCCGATGCGCTCGATTTGCCGATTACACTCGTCATGATGCACGCTAAACTAGAAGACAGACCGAAGCCACTGCAGGACCGTCGCGCAATCTCCATCAACGAATTGCCCGACTACTTCGATGCGATGGGCGCCACCACGGAGAGCGTTTGA
- a CDS encoding toll/interleukin-1 receptor domain-containing protein yields the protein MSESVIFFSHSKKDEGKAVAVLQYLRDRGYPSNRLFLDSDRKSGIVPGKRWEQFLFSKLQNTACLLVFGTENWCRSQWCLAEAFIAKNTDRIILPLDFDGSVQSSLVSEIQAIRNFDSNDVDSLESLLSQLKQLGLSPPLENENIDGWTVNEMDQASFERAAKQSRESRPWYWKQTPLAVFATFLLVGVLVLSLVAIPATQKHFHRQEKLAEYADCPKTSLGDTASMQASELKEWMQEVRSDQRRISLQISFTERQFQNAREGKTVDARINGFDARLYFKTAEWWPNEETYESGNTSTVTGKVTSGDVHSDPNDSALDLGDLQLNLHGFKTITLKECVVNSKCQAEL from the coding sequence ATGTCTGAAAGCGTTATCTTCTTTAGCCACAGTAAGAAAGATGAAGGCAAAGCCGTGGCGGTTTTGCAATACCTGCGAGACCGCGGCTACCCGAGCAACCGCCTGTTTTTAGATTCGGATCGCAAAAGTGGAATTGTTCCTGGGAAGCGATGGGAGCAATTCCTGTTCAGTAAGCTACAAAACACCGCATGTTTGCTCGTCTTCGGGACAGAGAATTGGTGTCGATCCCAATGGTGCCTCGCAGAAGCCTTTATTGCAAAGAACACTGACAGAATCATACTGCCGCTCGATTTTGATGGCAGTGTCCAGTCATCACTCGTTAGTGAAATTCAGGCCATTCGGAATTTCGATTCCAATGATGTGGACTCTCTCGAATCTTTGTTATCGCAACTAAAGCAACTCGGATTATCGCCGCCACTTGAGAATGAGAATATCGATGGGTGGACTGTTAACGAAATGGACCAAGCATCCTTTGAACGGGCGGCAAAACAATCTCGTGAGAGTCGGCCTTGGTATTGGAAGCAAACGCCACTTGCTGTCTTTGCAACGTTTTTGTTGGTTGGGGTGCTAGTTCTTTCGCTAGTCGCGATACCAGCAACGCAAAAGCATTTCCATCGCCAGGAAAAACTTGCAGAGTATGCTGACTGTCCAAAAACTTCTTTAGGTGATACCGCGTCGATGCAAGCGTCTGAGCTTAAAGAATGGATGCAAGAGGTAAGATCAGACCAGCGTCGTATATCGCTGCAAATATCCTTTACCGAGCGACAGTTCCAAAATGCCCGTGAGGGTAAAACAGTAGACGCGAGAATCAATGGGTTCGACGCTAGGCTCTATTTCAAAACAGCTGAATGGTGGCCTAATGAGGAAACATACGAAAGTGGGAACACTTCGACTGTGACAGGAAAGGTGACGTCGGGCGACGTACATAGCGACCCAAATGATTCGGCTTTGGACTTGGGCGATTTGCAACTCAATCTTCACGGATTCAAGACAATCACACTAAAAGAGTGTGTGGTTAATTCGAAATGCCAAGCCGAGCTTTAA